From the Hevea brasiliensis isolate MT/VB/25A 57/8 chromosome 15, ASM3005281v1, whole genome shotgun sequence genome, one window contains:
- the LOC110668884 gene encoding non-functional NADPH-dependent codeinone reductase 2: MGSIPETILVSSDKTIPLLGFGTAEYPFGASSETMKDSILHAIKLGYRHFDTAALYQSEPLLGEAISDAIQLGLVKSRDELFITSKLWCSDAHHDCVLPALHKTLKNLKLDYLDLYLVHWPVSVKPGEYELPVKQKDLIPFDLKSVWEAMEECQKLGLTKSIGVSNFSIKKLETLLATAKIPPAVNQVEMNPLWQQKKLRDFCEKKGIHITVYSPLGAKGTLWGTNLVLDCKVLKEIADAKGKTIAQVCLRWAYEQEASVLVKSFNEERMKENLDIFEWKLSQDDLQKINQIPQRKGFPGLEFISDEGPYKSLEELWDEEIDLSLEYFT; the protein is encoded by the exons ATGGGAAGCATTCCAGAGACCATCCTTGTTTCGAGTGACAAAACTATTCCTCTCTTAGGTTTTGGAACAGCAGAATACCCTTTTGGTGCTTCCTCTGAGACCATGAAAGACTCCATTTTACATGCAATAAAACTAGGTTATCGACACTTTGATACTGCTGCTCTTTACCAATCTGAGCCCCTCCTCGGGGAAGCAATATCAGATGCCATACAGCTTGGGCTTGTAAAGTCCAGGGATGAGCTCTTCATCACTTCCAAGCTTTGGTGCAGTGACGCTCATCATGATTGTGTCCTCCCTGCACTACATAAAACTCTCAA GAATCTTAAATTGGATTACCTCGACCTGTACCTGGTTCACTGGCCGGTGAGCGTGAAGCCAGGTGAATATGAGCTGCCTGTGAAGCAAAAGGACCTTATTCCATTTGATTTAAAGTCTGTGTGGGAAGCTATGGAAGAGTGTCAAAAGCTTGGCCTGACAAAATCCATTGGAGTGAGCAACTTTTCAATCAAGAAGCTTGAGACCCTGCTTGCTACTGCAAAGATTCCTCCTGCAGTTAATCAA GTGGAGATGAACCCACTTTGGCAGCAAAAGAAGCTGAGAGACTTCTGTGAGAAGAAGGGTATACATATTACTGTTTACTCTCCTTTGGGAGCCAAAGGAACTCTATGGGGTACAAACCTAGTCTTGGATTGTAAGGTCCTCAAAGAGATTGCAGATGCTAAAGGAAAAACTATTGCCCAG GTGTGCCTAAGATGGGCTTATGAGCAAGAGGCAAGTGTGCTGGTGAAGAGCTTCAACGAAGAGAGGATGAAAGAAAACCTTGACATATTTGAGTGGAAACTAAGCCAAGATGATTTGCAAAAGATCAATCAAATTCCACAACGCAAAGGGTTTCCTGGTCTTGAATTCATCTCCGATGAAGGTCCTTACAAATCCCTTGAGGAGCTTTGGGATGAAGAGATTGATTTATCTTTAGAATATTTTACCTAA